The following are from one region of the Sandaracinus amylolyticus genome:
- a CDS encoding cupin domain-containing protein, translated as MTDRDDALPSYVVHRDEVAEVEGTYPPPFDAEKLSLYRDLGRAAGSTRVGFSVERLLPGRRTSFTHAHLREEELIYVVSGTCHVRVIEPGREPREIPLREGHFVAFPPGTGIAHTFVNHGDAECTLVIVGERSPEERAFYADDLEYDAHVARTRPEAHWKR; from the coding sequence ATGACGGATCGTGACGACGCGCTCCCTTCCTACGTCGTGCACCGCGACGAGGTCGCGGAGGTCGAGGGCACGTACCCGCCGCCGTTCGACGCGGAGAAGCTCTCGCTCTATCGCGACCTCGGACGCGCCGCGGGCTCGACGCGCGTGGGCTTCTCGGTCGAGCGCCTGCTGCCGGGACGCCGCACCAGCTTCACCCACGCCCACCTGCGCGAAGAGGAGCTGATCTACGTCGTCTCCGGGACCTGCCACGTGCGTGTGATCGAGCCGGGTCGCGAGCCCCGCGAGATCCCGCTGCGCGAGGGCCACTTCGTCGCGTTCCCGCCCGGCACCGGCATCGCGCACACCTTCGTGAACCACGGCGACGCGGAGTGCACGCTCGTGATCGTCGGCGAGCGAAGCCCCGAGGAGCGCGCGTTCTACGCCGACGATCTCGAGTACGACGCGCACGTCGCGCGCACGCGCCCCGAGGCCCACTGGAAGCGCTGA
- a CDS encoding alkaline phosphatase D family protein: MDASRREFLATLAVAAAIPACAPEVARDDEHGLDAPIVPAGDAFAAPAITPEAPPSDDAIDRDPFTLGVASGDSTSSGVVIWTRLCFDPRAGGLPDRAIDVRWEVAADDAFEHVIASQIIAARPEHAHSLHVEVEGLPADVEVFYRFAVSGFVSATGRARTAPGDDVMPERLRFVIASCQRYDDGFYTAHAAIAEESIDFVIFLGDYVYETSNPHGVRPLPDPTPIDLAGYRARYAIARSDASLQAAHARAPWFVTFDDHEVENNYAGTIPEHAQDGFEARRAAAYQAFWEHTPMRGGPPIEGALRVHRALRWGALVDGFVLDTRQHRTDQLCGDVIGPPCAELADEHGSLLGETQEDWLLEGLRAARAPWVLVAQQLPMVDTFFGGDPAHPDAWEGYPSQRRRLTEAFGETSGVLVLSGDRHAAYCTVVHRDPRDPESDAVAVELQCTSISTGGDGAPGQDDEGRALVASNPVFRYATGRWRGYTRVTLTPALGRADFRVMSTVREPVAAVLDDARFLLDPLVALPRRV, from the coding sequence ATGGACGCGTCGCGACGAGAGTTCCTCGCAACGCTCGCGGTCGCGGCGGCGATCCCGGCATGCGCGCCCGAGGTCGCGCGCGACGACGAGCACGGGCTCGACGCGCCGATCGTCCCAGCCGGAGATGCGTTCGCCGCGCCCGCGATCACGCCCGAAGCGCCACCGAGCGACGACGCGATCGATCGCGATCCGTTCACGCTCGGCGTCGCGTCGGGGGATTCCACCTCGAGCGGCGTCGTGATCTGGACGCGGCTCTGCTTCGATCCGCGCGCGGGTGGTCTGCCCGATCGTGCGATCGACGTGCGGTGGGAGGTCGCGGCCGACGACGCGTTCGAGCACGTGATCGCGAGCCAGATCATCGCCGCGCGGCCCGAGCACGCGCACTCGCTGCACGTCGAGGTCGAGGGGCTGCCCGCGGACGTCGAGGTCTTCTATCGCTTCGCGGTCTCGGGCTTCGTGAGCGCGACCGGGCGCGCTCGCACCGCGCCGGGCGACGACGTGATGCCCGAGCGGCTGCGCTTCGTGATCGCCAGCTGTCAGCGCTACGACGACGGCTTCTACACCGCGCACGCGGCGATCGCGGAGGAGTCGATCGACTTCGTGATCTTCCTCGGCGACTACGTCTACGAGACCTCGAACCCACACGGCGTGCGGCCGCTGCCCGACCCGACGCCGATCGATCTCGCGGGCTACCGCGCGCGCTACGCGATCGCGCGCTCCGATGCGTCGCTGCAGGCCGCGCACGCGCGCGCGCCGTGGTTCGTGACGTTCGACGATCACGAGGTGGAGAACAACTACGCGGGCACGATCCCCGAGCACGCGCAGGACGGCTTCGAGGCGCGCCGCGCCGCGGCGTACCAGGCGTTCTGGGAGCACACGCCGATGCGTGGAGGGCCGCCGATCGAGGGCGCGTTGCGGGTCCATCGTGCGCTCCGCTGGGGCGCGCTCGTGGATGGCTTCGTGCTCGACACGCGACAGCACCGCACCGATCAGCTCTGCGGCGACGTCATCGGCCCGCCCTGCGCGGAGCTCGCGGACGAGCACGGCTCGCTGCTCGGCGAAACGCAGGAGGATTGGCTGCTCGAGGGCCTGCGCGCGGCGCGCGCGCCGTGGGTCCTCGTCGCGCAGCAGCTCCCGATGGTCGACACGTTCTTCGGCGGCGATCCCGCGCATCCCGATGCATGGGAAGGTTATCCGTCGCAGCGGCGACGGCTCACCGAGGCGTTCGGTGAGACCTCGGGCGTGCTCGTGCTCTCGGGCGACCGACACGCCGCGTACTGCACGGTGGTGCACCGCGATCCGCGCGACCCCGAGAGCGACGCCGTCGCGGTCGAGCTGCAGTGCACGTCGATCTCGACCGGCGGCGACGGCGCCCCCGGGCAGGACGACGAAGGGCGCGCGCTCGTCGCGAGCAACCCGGTCTTCCGCTACGCGACCGGACGCTGGCGCGGCTACACGCGCGTGACGCTCACGCCCGCGCTCGGTCGTGCCGACTTCCGCGTGATGAGCACGGTGCGCGAGCCCGTCGCGGCGGTGCTCGACGACGCGCGGTTCCTCCTCGATCCGCTGGTCGCGCTGCCGCGGCGCGTGTGA
- a CDS encoding beta-glucosidase, with product MLRFSPILIVVALVIAACDARDDAPADAGPDAFRDYRAEPFEPTDATRAYCGDRDDAAIEARITEILSTLTVDEKVALMHGGGYSATERSWLVRGNERVGVPGFRMLDGPRGLSRFTRVPATAFPVAMMRGATWDPALEREVGAAIAREVRSIGVDVLLAPTINVLRHPRWGRAQETYGEDSHHMGALGVAFVQGAQSEGVIASAKHFAANSIENTRHEVDVVIDERTLREVYLPHFRRVVIEGRVGSVMSAYNRVNGLYCDQQSHLLTDILRGEWQFAGFVESDWILGTHGDVESLRAGLDVEMPLGPNFRRLVGAIASGALEERELDASLRRVLRAQLCFGLDERQHPVDEPSQRNSAEHLALAREVARRGMVLLRNEGGALPIAADASIVLLGRNADVENIGDLGSSSVMPQGVVTALEGLGERVTVTHVPGTTLDAAAEATVRAADVAVIVTGLDAEDEGEAEIAAGDRASLALRAEEVALIRAVAAVHDRVVVVLEGGSAITTGEWDEEIEALVLAFYPGSEGGRAIADVLFGDVSPSGRLPFSIPAQESDLPEFDNESHTVEYGYLHGYRHLAANETPARYPFGFGLSYSTFTLSDLTLSAETTSATGTLQATVRVTNDGTVRARETVQAYVGARGSSVMRAPYDLRAFAQIELAAGESGTVTLELRAEDLAYWNATSSRMEVEAIEYELRVGTHAEDARLTGTFRVE from the coding sequence ATGCTTCGCTTTTCGCCGATCCTGATCGTGGTCGCCCTCGTGATCGCCGCGTGTGATGCACGCGACGACGCGCCCGCCGACGCCGGCCCCGACGCGTTCCGCGACTACCGCGCCGAGCCCTTCGAGCCGACCGACGCGACCCGCGCGTACTGCGGTGATCGCGACGACGCCGCCATCGAGGCGCGCATCACCGAGATCCTCTCGACGCTCACCGTCGACGAGAAGGTCGCGCTGATGCACGGCGGCGGATACTCGGCGACCGAGCGCTCGTGGCTCGTGCGCGGCAACGAGCGCGTCGGCGTGCCCGGCTTCCGCATGCTCGACGGTCCGCGCGGCCTCAGCCGGTTCACGCGGGTGCCCGCGACCGCGTTCCCGGTCGCGATGATGCGCGGCGCGACGTGGGATCCCGCGCTCGAGCGCGAGGTGGGCGCGGCGATCGCGCGCGAGGTGCGCTCGATCGGCGTCGACGTGCTGCTCGCGCCGACGATCAACGTGCTGCGACATCCGCGCTGGGGTCGCGCCCAGGAGACGTACGGCGAGGACTCGCACCACATGGGCGCGCTCGGCGTCGCGTTCGTGCAGGGCGCGCAGTCGGAGGGCGTGATCGCGAGCGCGAAGCACTTCGCGGCGAACAGCATCGAGAACACGCGTCACGAGGTCGACGTCGTGATCGACGAGCGCACGCTCCGCGAGGTGTATCTGCCGCACTTCCGGCGCGTGGTGATCGAGGGGCGCGTGGGCTCGGTGATGAGCGCGTACAACCGCGTGAACGGGCTCTACTGCGATCAGCAGTCGCACTTGTTGACCGACATCCTGCGCGGAGAGTGGCAGTTCGCGGGGTTCGTGGAGTCCGACTGGATCCTCGGCACCCACGGAGACGTCGAGTCGCTGCGCGCAGGGCTCGACGTCGAGATGCCCCTCGGGCCGAATTTCCGCCGTCTGGTGGGCGCGATCGCGAGCGGTGCGCTCGAGGAGCGCGAGCTCGACGCGTCGCTGCGGCGGGTGCTGCGGGCGCAGCTCTGCTTCGGGCTCGACGAGCGGCAGCATCCGGTGGACGAGCCCTCGCAGCGCAACAGCGCCGAGCATCTGGCGCTGGCGCGCGAGGTCGCGCGGCGCGGCATGGTGCTCCTGCGCAACGAGGGCGGTGCGCTGCCGATCGCAGCGGACGCGTCGATCGTGCTGCTGGGACGCAACGCCGACGTGGAGAACATCGGCGATCTCGGGTCGAGCAGCGTGATGCCGCAGGGCGTGGTGACCGCGCTGGAAGGGCTCGGCGAGCGGGTGACGGTGACGCACGTGCCGGGGACCACCCTCGATGCGGCGGCCGAAGCGACGGTGCGCGCCGCGGACGTCGCGGTGATCGTGACCGGGCTCGACGCCGAGGACGAGGGCGAGGCCGAGATCGCCGCGGGCGATCGCGCGAGCCTCGCGCTGCGCGCCGAAGAGGTCGCGCTGATCCGCGCCGTCGCGGCGGTCCACGATCGCGTCGTGGTGGTGCTCGAGGGCGGCTCCGCGATCACCACCGGCGAGTGGGACGAGGAGATCGAGGCGCTCGTGCTCGCGTTCTATCCGGGCAGCGAGGGCGGCCGTGCGATCGCGGACGTGCTCTTCGGCGACGTCTCGCCCTCGGGGCGACTGCCCTTCTCGATTCCCGCGCAGGAGTCGGATCTACCGGAGTTCGACAACGAGTCGCACACGGTCGAGTACGGATATCTGCACGGATATCGACACCTCGCCGCGAACGAGACCCCGGCGCGTTATCCGTTCGGATTCGGGCTCTCGTACTCGACGTTCACGCTCTCGGATCTGACGCTCTCGGCGGAGACCACGAGCGCGACCGGCACCCTGCAGGCGACGGTGCGCGTGACCAACGACGGCACGGTGCGGGCGCGGGAGACGGTGCAGGCGTACGTGGGCGCGCGGGGGTCGAGCGTGATGCGCGCGCCCTACGATCTGCGGGCGTTCGCCCAGATCGAGCTCGCTGCCGGAGAGAGCGGGACGGTGACGCTCGAGCTGCGCGCCGAGGATCTCGCGTACTGGAACGCCACGTCGTCGCGCATGGAGGTCGAGGCGATCGAGTACGAGCTGCGCGTCGGCACGCACGCCGAGGACGCACGCCTGACCGGGACGTTCCGCGTCGAATGA
- a CDS encoding sensor histidine kinase → MTRILGVRALVLAVLASAVGLGAGIGAARVLSRASERDASDALRAIATDEIAACEQDPASWASDGEPRTFAYDARTLRSANRSAPEYAGPRDLPLGTIDIRAAATPFGATTIVLRARNEGPCAILQRRWPRRVRGNTVASVGAAAIALGLALTTALGVALMVRPTMRSIERVATSAHTVGDPDGYRAPRDLEPRELEHIVDALATSHRRITAADARARDRVRALEQHLTEIAHDFRTPLTALQLCVEEASGHAQGDDTRRALTTALQESVYLTGLTENLRLSARRRETGTYGGEAAVVDLRDVVERVAARAGVLARRKGIRFEVRLPDAPLPARCASLAVERAISNVVENGVVHGRADSAVTIGLVAEADHFELVVQSDDAAGEGATARAGSGLGLGITRGVCDEAGWSFELAHESDATIAMIRGARERDA, encoded by the coding sequence GTGACCCGGATCCTCGGAGTGCGCGCGCTCGTGCTCGCGGTGCTCGCGTCGGCGGTGGGGCTCGGCGCAGGCATCGGCGCGGCGCGCGTGCTCTCTCGCGCCAGCGAGCGCGACGCATCGGACGCGCTGCGCGCGATCGCGACCGACGAGATCGCGGCGTGCGAGCAGGATCCTGCGTCGTGGGCGAGCGACGGCGAGCCGCGCACGTTCGCGTACGACGCGCGCACGCTGCGATCCGCGAACCGCTCGGCGCCCGAGTACGCGGGCCCACGCGATCTGCCGCTCGGGACGATCGACATCCGCGCCGCGGCCACGCCCTTCGGCGCGACGACGATCGTGCTGCGCGCGCGCAACGAGGGTCCCTGCGCGATCCTCCAGCGGCGCTGGCCGCGACGCGTCCGCGGCAACACCGTCGCGTCGGTCGGCGCCGCGGCGATCGCGCTCGGGCTCGCGCTCACCACGGCCCTCGGAGTGGCCCTGATGGTGCGCCCGACCATGCGCTCGATCGAGCGCGTCGCCACGTCGGCGCACACCGTCGGCGATCCCGACGGATATCGCGCGCCGCGGGACCTCGAGCCGCGCGAGCTCGAGCACATCGTCGACGCGCTCGCGACCTCGCACCGGCGCATCACCGCCGCCGACGCGCGCGCCCGCGATCGGGTGCGCGCGCTCGAGCAGCACCTCACCGAGATCGCGCACGACTTCCGCACGCCGCTCACGGCGCTGCAGCTCTGCGTCGAGGAAGCGAGCGGCCACGCGCAGGGCGACGACACGCGCCGCGCGCTCACGACCGCGCTCCAGGAGAGCGTGTACCTCACCGGCCTCACCGAGAACCTGCGGCTCAGCGCGCGCCGGCGCGAGACCGGCACGTACGGCGGCGAGGCCGCGGTGGTCGATCTGCGCGACGTCGTGGAGCGCGTCGCCGCGCGCGCGGGGGTGCTCGCGCGGCGCAAGGGCATTCGCTTCGAGGTGCGTCTGCCCGACGCGCCGTTGCCTGCACGTTGCGCCTCGCTGGCGGTCGAGCGTGCGATCTCGAACGTCGTGGAGAACGGCGTCGTGCACGGTCGCGCCGACAGCGCGGTCACGATCGGGCTCGTGGCCGAGGCTGATCACTTCGAGCTCGTGGTGCAGAGCGACGACGCGGCGGGCGAGGGCGCGACCGCGCGCGCGGGCAGCGGCCTGGGGCTCGGGATCACCCGCGGCGTGTGCGACGAAGCAGGGTGGTCCTTCGAGCTCGCGCACGAGAGCGACGCGACGATCGCGATGATCCGAGGCGCGCGCGAGCGCGACGCCTAG
- a CDS encoding ATP-grasp domain-containing protein has product MSRLAILFARPRAEQEIEDDFEAEALAAEELGIETHVIDLDLVVDGDAERACARLPRGRDWLLRSWMLKEEEYESLEEGVDARRGRLITDARSYARATYLPEWYPELEDVTPASRWIEGTDLDEAWDAARALGDGPWIVKDHVKSVKEHWLDACFVPEGAERARFDAVCGAMIEARGDRFERGIVVRRFVPLRALGYREPERAVSDEHRLFFFEGALIAHAPYDDVEVAPLDVAPMRALGERIDSPFFTIDVARTPDGGWTVIEVNDGGVSWLPAQLDPRDLFERILG; this is encoded by the coding sequence ATGTCGAGACTCGCGATCTTGTTCGCCCGTCCGCGCGCCGAGCAGGAGATCGAAGACGACTTCGAGGCCGAGGCGCTCGCGGCGGAAGAGCTCGGGATCGAGACCCACGTCATCGATCTCGATCTCGTCGTCGACGGCGATGCCGAGCGCGCCTGCGCGCGGCTGCCGCGCGGGCGTGACTGGCTGCTGCGCTCGTGGATGCTGAAGGAGGAGGAGTACGAGTCGCTCGAAGAAGGCGTCGACGCGCGGCGCGGGCGCTTGATCACCGACGCGCGCTCGTATGCGCGCGCGACCTATCTGCCGGAGTGGTATCCGGAGCTCGAGGACGTCACGCCCGCGTCGCGCTGGATCGAGGGCACCGATCTCGACGAGGCGTGGGACGCGGCGCGCGCGCTCGGCGATGGGCCGTGGATCGTGAAGGACCACGTGAAGTCGGTGAAGGAGCACTGGCTGGACGCGTGCTTCGTGCCCGAGGGCGCGGAGCGCGCGCGCTTCGACGCGGTGTGCGGCGCGATGATCGAGGCGCGCGGCGATCGCTTCGAGCGCGGCATCGTGGTGCGGCGCTTCGTGCCGCTGCGCGCGCTCGGCTATCGCGAGCCCGAGCGCGCGGTGAGCGACGAGCACCGGCTCTTCTTCTTCGAGGGCGCGCTGATCGCGCACGCGCCCTACGACGACGTCGAGGTCGCGCCGCTCGACGTCGCGCCGATGCGCGCGCTCGGTGAGCGCATCGACTCGCCGTTCTTCACGATCGACGTCGCGCGCACGCCCGACGGCGGATGGACGGTGATCGAGGTGAACGACGGCGGGGTGTCGTGGCTCCCGGCGCAGCTCGATCCACGCGATCTCTTCGAGCGCATCCTGGGCTGA
- a CDS encoding YchJ family protein — protein MRRDDDACPCGSGATYATCCAPFHAGAEPPDAERLMRARYAAFARGEHRFLHRTLHRDHEDRARPERDFVASLEKHAKRARYRGLRILDHDGPDADGIARVLFAVDVLVAGRDASFVELSSFAIEGGGWRYVGGRSMPRSAAGDLDALRIATFPL, from the coding sequence GTGCGACGAGACGACGATGCGTGCCCGTGCGGCAGCGGCGCGACGTACGCGACGTGCTGCGCTCCCTTCCACGCGGGGGCCGAGCCGCCCGACGCCGAGCGCCTGATGCGCGCCCGCTACGCGGCGTTCGCGCGGGGCGAGCATCGCTTCCTCCACCGCACGCTGCATCGCGATCACGAGGATCGCGCGCGGCCCGAGCGCGACTTCGTCGCGTCGCTCGAGAAGCACGCGAAGCGCGCGCGGTATCGCGGGCTGCGCATCCTCGATCACGACGGGCCCGATGCCGACGGCATCGCGCGCGTGCTCTTCGCGGTCGACGTCCTGGTCGCAGGCCGCGATGCGTCCTTCGTCGAGCTCTCGAGCTTCGCGATCGAGGGCGGCGGATGGCGCTACGTGGGCGGGCGCTCGATGCCGCGCAGCGCCGCCGGCGACCTCGACGCGCTGCGCATCGCGACGTTTCCGCTCTAG
- a CDS encoding GreA/GreB family elongation factor: MTKLPDKSAVKEALRAALASTLAMLANAAKDAAEGATHEENRSEGDKDMRATEQSYIARGQAMRAEELAEELSRLESTPVRVFREDEPIAAGALVRVSIDGEDERVLYVVPWGGGTELDVDGARVTVITPVSPVGRALCGRSAGDDFELTQRGAVREWVIEDVR, translated from the coding sequence ATGACGAAGCTTCCGGACAAGAGCGCGGTGAAAGAGGCGCTGCGGGCGGCGCTCGCGAGCACCCTCGCGATGCTGGCGAACGCGGCGAAGGACGCGGCCGAGGGCGCGACGCACGAAGAGAATCGCTCCGAGGGCGACAAGGACATGCGCGCGACGGAGCAGAGCTACATCGCGCGCGGACAGGCGATGCGCGCGGAGGAGCTCGCGGAAGAGCTGTCGCGCCTCGAGTCGACGCCGGTGCGGGTGTTCCGCGAGGACGAGCCGATCGCCGCGGGCGCGCTGGTGCGGGTGTCGATCGACGGCGAGGACGAGCGCGTGCTCTACGTCGTCCCGTGGGGTGGAGGCACCGAGCTCGACGTGGACGGCGCGCGCGTCACCGTGATCACGCCGGTCTCGCCGGTGGGTCGCGCGCTCTGCGGTCGTAGCGCGGGCGACGACTTCGAGCTCACGCAGCGCGGCGCAGTGCGTGAATGGGTGATCGAAGACGTGCGCTGA
- a CDS encoding FAD/NAD(P)-binding protein, with product MRREDAIALLAGAELEWDDVAPFVSPGEHGYTRRRIARTDAFEMLVMTWRPGQRSAPHDHAGSLCALRVMRGSVHETRFSPAPDGLVDPRVRGELREGEVAVDTTEDVHALSNDAADGSLLVTLHVYAPPLPELRRFAARPSETRALPIFARPRAEGAPTVAVIGGGFSGTLAAAHLVRLASHEGRALHVVIVDRQAAFGEGAAYRTADARHLLNVPASNMSAWPDRREHFLAWARRRDPEVAPTDFLPRRLYGEYVRDAFFEVASESAESVSAEIVRAEVHDVRRDAGRWILDSDRGAAIHADAIVVATGHRPPECPIGDRWSGSRSRYIEDPWASLALSAIAPDEPVVLLGTGLTAVDVLLTIARAPREAPVTAISRRGLAPASHATSPVRAIDPSEWLDPLLERGPTARTLVRDLRGAVARAEDWRAVIDGLRPHTARVWRALPEREATRLLRHARAYWEVRRHRVAPPVAAILGELESRGVFRTLAGRVLAARADDEGITLDVRARGAIDPHALRTAWIVNCTGPGSGARLADAPGLGALLRARHLELDRLGLGVRTDEHGRAREGDRVRGDLLVIGTLRKPDLWESTAVPELREQARDAARTVLDHLADHARA from the coding sequence GTGCGCCGCGAGGATGCGATCGCGCTGCTCGCGGGCGCCGAGCTGGAGTGGGACGACGTGGCGCCCTTCGTGTCGCCGGGCGAGCACGGGTACACGCGGCGCCGCATCGCGCGCACCGACGCGTTCGAGATGCTCGTGATGACGTGGCGGCCCGGACAGCGCAGCGCGCCCCACGATCACGCGGGCTCGCTGTGCGCGCTGCGCGTGATGCGCGGCAGCGTGCACGAGACGCGCTTCTCGCCCGCGCCCGACGGCCTGGTCGATCCCCGTGTGCGCGGCGAGCTCCGCGAGGGCGAGGTCGCGGTCGACACGACGGAGGACGTGCACGCGCTCTCGAACGACGCGGCCGACGGATCGCTGCTCGTCACGCTCCACGTCTATGCGCCGCCGCTGCCCGAGCTGCGCCGGTTCGCCGCCCGTCCGAGCGAGACGCGGGCGCTGCCGATCTTCGCGCGCCCGCGAGCCGAAGGCGCGCCCACCGTCGCGGTGATCGGCGGCGGCTTCTCGGGGACCCTCGCCGCGGCGCACCTCGTTCGCCTCGCGAGCCACGAGGGGCGCGCGCTCCACGTGGTGATCGTCGATCGTCAGGCCGCGTTCGGCGAAGGCGCGGCGTATCGCACCGCCGACGCGCGTCATCTCCTGAACGTGCCCGCGTCGAACATGAGCGCGTGGCCCGATCGCCGCGAGCACTTCCTCGCGTGGGCGCGCCGTCGTGATCCGGAGGTCGCGCCCACCGACTTCCTGCCGCGCCGTCTCTACGGCGAGTACGTGCGCGACGCGTTCTTCGAGGTCGCCTCGGAGTCCGCGGAGAGCGTGTCGGCGGAGATCGTGCGCGCCGAGGTGCACGACGTACGGCGCGACGCGGGGCGCTGGATCCTCGACTCCGATCGAGGCGCGGCGATCCACGCCGACGCGATCGTGGTCGCGACCGGACATCGCCCACCGGAGTGCCCGATCGGCGATCGCTGGTCGGGCTCGCGCTCGCGGTACATCGAAGATCCCTGGGCCTCGCTGGCGCTCTCCGCGATCGCGCCCGACGAGCCGGTCGTGCTGCTGGGCACCGGGCTCACCGCGGTCGACGTGCTGCTCACGATCGCGCGCGCGCCGCGCGAAGCACCGGTGACCGCGATCTCGCGACGCGGTCTCGCGCCGGCCTCGCACGCGACCTCGCCGGTGCGCGCGATCGACCCGAGCGAGTGGCTCGATCCGCTGCTCGAGCGCGGGCCCACCGCGCGCACGTTGGTGCGCGATCTGCGCGGTGCGGTCGCGCGTGCCGAGGACTGGCGCGCGGTGATCGACGGACTGCGCCCGCACACCGCGCGCGTGTGGCGCGCGCTGCCGGAGCGCGAGGCCACGCGCCTCCTGCGTCATGCGCGCGCGTACTGGGAAGTGCGCCGCCACCGCGTCGCCCCGCCGGTCGCGGCGATCCTGGGAGAGCTCGAGTCGCGCGGCGTCTTCCGCACCCTCGCGGGGCGCGTGCTCGCCGCCCGTGCCGACGACGAAGGCATCACGCTCGACGTGCGCGCGCGCGGCGCGATCGATCCGCACGCGCTGCGCACCGCGTGGATCGTGAACTGTACCGGCCCGGGGTCGGGCGCGCGCCTCGCGGACGCGCCGGGCCTCGGGGCACTGCTGCGCGCGCGTCACCTCGAGCTCGATCGGCTCGGGCTCGGCGTGCGCACCGACGAGCACGGCCGCGCGCGCGAGGGCGATCGTGTGCGCGGCGACCTCCTGGTGATCGGCACGCTGCGGAAGCCGGACCTCTGGGAGTCGACCGCGGTGCCCGAGCTGCGCGAGCAGGCGCGCGACGCAGCGCGCACGGTGCTCGATCACCTCGCTGATCACGCGCGCGCGTGA
- a CDS encoding DEAD/DEAH box helicase, with translation MQFRDLGLSAPLLRAIEQTGYETPTPIQREAIPPAITGRDVLGCAQTGTGKTAAFALPLLQRLDGSAGDEPKLRALVLTPTRELAIQIGDSFTTYGKGLDLWHTVIFGGVNEKPQIAELRDGVDALIATPGRLLDLMNQGHVRLSDVEIFVLDEADRMLDMGFLPDVKRVIAKLPRERQTLFFSATMPPDIRALADSLLRDPVSVAVTPVSSTAERIDQQVYFVDKGNKPRLLVELLKKDPAIEHTLVFTRTKHGANKVVQQLEKAGLKAAAIHGNKSQNARERAMTGFRTGELRLLVATDIAARGIDVEGITHVINYDLPNIPETYVHRIGRTGRAGAAGIAISFCESEERPYLVDIERLIGKHVPRVEQHAYPPSEALPPMTDLARRGGGGGGARPAQRPSGGGGGGRPQHARGGGPSRGQSHGGGQSRGQAPSRGQGPIVERVSRGQGDGGRGPIVERKVERGPAVERGAAAEGAPEGGGGRRKRRRGGRGRRPGGPRPEAQGAPTR, from the coding sequence GTGCAGTTCCGTGACCTGGGCCTCTCGGCCCCCCTCCTCCGCGCGATCGAACAGACCGGCTACGAGACGCCGACCCCGATCCAGCGCGAGGCCATTCCTCCCGCCATCACCGGCCGCGACGTCCTCGGATGCGCGCAGACCGGCACCGGCAAGACCGCAGCGTTCGCGCTGCCTCTCCTCCAGCGCCTCGACGGCAGCGCGGGCGACGAGCCCAAGCTCCGTGCCCTCGTCCTCACGCCCACGCGCGAGCTCGCGATCCAGATCGGCGACTCGTTCACGACGTACGGCAAGGGCCTCGACCTCTGGCACACCGTCATCTTCGGTGGCGTCAACGAGAAGCCCCAGATCGCCGAGCTCCGCGACGGAGTCGACGCGCTCATCGCGACCCCGGGCCGCCTGCTCGACCTCATGAACCAGGGGCACGTCCGCCTCTCGGACGTCGAGATCTTCGTGCTCGACGAGGCCGATCGCATGCTCGACATGGGCTTCCTGCCCGACGTGAAGCGCGTGATCGCGAAGCTCCCGCGCGAGCGCCAGACGCTCTTCTTCTCGGCGACGATGCCGCCCGACATCCGCGCGCTCGCGGACTCGCTGCTGCGTGATCCGGTGAGCGTCGCGGTGACGCCGGTCTCGTCGACCGCGGAGCGCATCGATCAGCAGGTCTACTTCGTCGACAAGGGCAACAAGCCGCGCCTGCTCGTCGAGCTGCTCAAGAAGGATCCCGCGATCGAGCACACGCTCGTCTTCACGCGCACCAAGCACGGCGCGAACAAGGTCGTGCAGCAGCTCGAGAAGGCGGGCCTCAAGGCCGCGGCGATCCACGGCAACAAGTCGCAGAACGCGCGCGAGCGCGCGATGACCGGCTTCCGCACCGGCGAGCTGCGGCTGCTGGTCGCGACCGACATCGCGGCGCGCGGCATCGACGTCGAGGGGATCACCCACGTGATCAACTACGACCTGCCGAACATCCCCGAGACCTACGTGCATCGCATCGGTCGCACCGGGCGTGCGGGCGCGGCGGGCATCGCGATCTCGTTCTGCGAGAGCGAGGAGCGCCCCTATCTCGTCGACATCGAGCGGCTGATCGGCAAGCACGTGCCGCGCGTCGAGCAGCACGCGTATCCGCCGAGCGAGGCGCTGCCGCCGATGACCGATCTCGCGCGTCGCGGTGGCGGCGGTGGCGGTGCGCGGCCCGCTCAGCGCCCGAGCGGCGGCGGTGGTGGTGGACGACCGCAGCACGCACGCGGCGGCGGACCCTCGCGCGGGCAGTCGCACGGCGGTGGGCAGTCGCGCGGACAGGCGCCGTCGCGCGGGCAGGGCCCGATCGTCGAGCGCGTGTCGCGCGGGCAGGGCGACGGCGGGCGTGGCCCGATCGTCGAGCGCAAGGTCGAGCGCGGTCCGGCCGTCGAGCGCGGGGCCGCCGCGGAGGGCGCGCCGGAGGGCGGCGGCGGTCGTCGCAAGCGCCGCCGCGGGGGCCGCGGTCGTCGCCCCGGGGGCCCGCGCCCCGAGGCCCAGGGCGCTCCGACGCGTTGA